One Loxodonta africana isolate mLoxAfr1 chromosome 4, mLoxAfr1.hap2, whole genome shotgun sequence genomic region harbors:
- the IL17REL gene encoding interleukin-17 receptor E-like protein isoform X2, translating into MLAGRVVAFLSLTWSTYQSLAIPRITECGLSCSQGFACKSRTNRNLLNSFCRAPPTSMPQSVLESLELSTGMKCAPREGCSLHLRMHASLILQEGLRGLEVCTMSLDTQAVQCQGVQVLRASRRLHVGQQLQVLFDCLEVSVAQHLYVTLRTIPHFCGLQLDQQYHVEDCRDQDVGRNVPDCLAEKLTYKVNRSHKAILVQVPDAVGSPDYYVRLCLRWLTCEDTGPTVRVTSNGVSQTVSLPYSQELPCLCLEGWPSTPDAVRIQTCPFEDDTEALWDAVHYHPGSQALSWEPICPVSGRVSLCWREGPGAPCHELERSSQPAHGKVRYPLVDTQPQLCLKFSTHRGFWVRCPFAQRRFPAWRMAVQPLPSQGLLRASFFSPSPARFQVRLCHQWEPQLPTCHRVLETTPLPAALVSQGDPLVGPVAAFVDIPQEEACAPGICIQGWRTDVNFSVPQQLCNVQCAVTHETVTRDTTA; encoded by the exons GGAACTTGCTCAACAGCTTCTGCCGGGCTCCCCCCACGTCCATGCCCCAGTCCGTCCTGGAATCCCTGGAGCTCTCTACAGGAATGAAGTGTGCCCCCCGTGAAGGCTGCTCCCTGCACCTACGCATGCACGCGTCCCTCATACTGCAGG AGGGCCTGCGGGGCCTGGAGGTCTGCACCATGAGTCTCGACACCCAGGCAGTTCAGTGTCAAGGCGTGCAGGTGCTCCGGGCCTCCCGCCGACTTCATGTTGGTCAGCAG CTCCAGGTACTCTTCGACTGCTTGGAGGTGAGTGTGGCCCAGCACCTCTACGTCACCCTGAGGACCATCCCCCACTTCTGTGGGCTCCAGCTGGACCAGCAGTACCACGTGGAAG ACTGCAGAGACCAAGATGTGGGGAGGAACGTACCTGACTGCTTAG CAGAGAAGCTCACCTACAAGGTGAACCGCAGCCACAAGGCCATTCTAGTGCAGGTACCAGATGCCGTGGGGAGCCCGGACTACTATGTGCGGCTCTGCCTCAGGTGGCTCACCTGTGAGGACACAGGCCCCACGGTTCGG GTGACTTCGAATGGGGTCTCCCAGACGGTCTCTTTGCCCTACAGCCAAGAGCTGCCATGTCTGTGCCTCGAG GGTTGGCCTTCGACGCCGGACGCAGTGCGGATTCAGACCTGCCCCTTTGAAGATG ACACTGAGGCTCTGTGGGATGCTGTCCACTACCATCCAGGCAGCCAGGCACTGAGCTGGGAGCCCATCTGCCCTGTGAGTGGACGTGTGAGCCTGTGTTGGCGCGAAGGGCCCGGGGCCCCCTGCCATGAGCTGGAGCGCTCTAGCCAGCCGGCACATGGCAAG GTGCGGTACCCACTGGTGGACACGcagccccagctgtgcctgaag TTCTCCACCCACAGGGGCTTCTGGGTACGGTGTCCCTTTGCACAGCGACGCTTCCCAG CCTGGAGGATGGCAGTCCAGCCGCTACCTTCGCAGGGCCTCCTCCGGGCCTCGTTCTTCTCCCCCAGCCCCGCCCGCTTCCAGGTGCGCCTGTGTCACCAGTGGGAGCCCCAGCTCCCCACCTGCCACCGGGTGCTGGAGACTACGCCCCTCCCTGCAGCCCTAGTGAGCCAG GGTGATCCATTGGTGGGGCCTGTGGCTGCCTTCGTGGACATTCCCCAGGAGGAGGCCTGTGCCCCTGGCATCTGCATCCAG GGCTGGAGGACCGACGTGAATTTCTCTGTCCCCCAGCAGCTGTGTAATGTCCAGTGTG CCGTCACCCACGAGACTGTCACACGTGACACCACAGCCTGA
- the IL17REL gene encoding interleukin-17 receptor E-like protein isoform X1 has translation MLAGRVVAFLSLTWSTYQSLAIPRITECGLSCSQGFACKSRTNRNLLNSFCRAPPTSMPQSVLESLELSTGMKCAPREGCSLHLRMHASLILQEGLRGLEVCTMSLDTQAVQCQGVQVLRASRRLHVGQQLQVLFDCLEVSVAQHLYVTLRTIPHFCGLQLDQQYHVEDCRDQDVGRNVPDCLAEKLTYKVNRSHKAILVQVPDAVGSPDYYVRLCLRWLTCEDTGPTVRVTSNGVSQTVSLPYSQELPCLCLEGWPSTPDAVRIQTCPFEDDTEALWDAVHYHPGSQALSWEPICPVSGRVSLCWREGPGAPCHELERSSQPAHGKVRYPLVDTQPQLCLKFSTHRGFWVRCPFAQRRFPAWRMAVQPLPSQGLLRASFFSPSPARFQVRLCHQWEPQLPTCHRVLETTPLPAALVSQGDPLVGPVAAFVDIPQEEACAPGICIQPSPTRLSHVTPQPESLSHQEQAPHASTASWTTRG, from the exons GGAACTTGCTCAACAGCTTCTGCCGGGCTCCCCCCACGTCCATGCCCCAGTCCGTCCTGGAATCCCTGGAGCTCTCTACAGGAATGAAGTGTGCCCCCCGTGAAGGCTGCTCCCTGCACCTACGCATGCACGCGTCCCTCATACTGCAGG AGGGCCTGCGGGGCCTGGAGGTCTGCACCATGAGTCTCGACACCCAGGCAGTTCAGTGTCAAGGCGTGCAGGTGCTCCGGGCCTCCCGCCGACTTCATGTTGGTCAGCAG CTCCAGGTACTCTTCGACTGCTTGGAGGTGAGTGTGGCCCAGCACCTCTACGTCACCCTGAGGACCATCCCCCACTTCTGTGGGCTCCAGCTGGACCAGCAGTACCACGTGGAAG ACTGCAGAGACCAAGATGTGGGGAGGAACGTACCTGACTGCTTAG CAGAGAAGCTCACCTACAAGGTGAACCGCAGCCACAAGGCCATTCTAGTGCAGGTACCAGATGCCGTGGGGAGCCCGGACTACTATGTGCGGCTCTGCCTCAGGTGGCTCACCTGTGAGGACACAGGCCCCACGGTTCGG GTGACTTCGAATGGGGTCTCCCAGACGGTCTCTTTGCCCTACAGCCAAGAGCTGCCATGTCTGTGCCTCGAG GGTTGGCCTTCGACGCCGGACGCAGTGCGGATTCAGACCTGCCCCTTTGAAGATG ACACTGAGGCTCTGTGGGATGCTGTCCACTACCATCCAGGCAGCCAGGCACTGAGCTGGGAGCCCATCTGCCCTGTGAGTGGACGTGTGAGCCTGTGTTGGCGCGAAGGGCCCGGGGCCCCCTGCCATGAGCTGGAGCGCTCTAGCCAGCCGGCACATGGCAAG GTGCGGTACCCACTGGTGGACACGcagccccagctgtgcctgaag TTCTCCACCCACAGGGGCTTCTGGGTACGGTGTCCCTTTGCACAGCGACGCTTCCCAG CCTGGAGGATGGCAGTCCAGCCGCTACCTTCGCAGGGCCTCCTCCGGGCCTCGTTCTTCTCCCCCAGCCCCGCCCGCTTCCAGGTGCGCCTGTGTCACCAGTGGGAGCCCCAGCTCCCCACCTGCCACCGGGTGCTGGAGACTACGCCCCTCCCTGCAGCCCTAGTGAGCCAG GGTGATCCATTGGTGGGGCCTGTGGCTGCCTTCGTGGACATTCCCCAGGAGGAGGCCTGTGCCCCTGGCATCTGCATCCAG CCGTCACCCACGAGACTGTCACACGTGACACCACAGCCTGAGTCCCTGTCTCATCAGGAACAA GCTCCCCACGCCTCCACGGCCTCTTGGACAACTCGTGGATAG
- the IL17REL gene encoding interleukin-17 receptor E-like protein isoform X3: MLAGRVVAFLSLTWSTYQSLAIPRITECGLSCSQGFACKSRTNRNLLNSFCRAPPTSMPQSVLESLELSTGMKCAPREGCSLHLRMHASLILQEGLRGLEVCTMSLDTQAVQCQGVQVLRASRRLHVGQQLQVLFDCLEVSVAQHLYVTLRTIPHFCGLQLDQQYHVEDCRDQDVGRNVPDCLAEKLTYKVNRSHKAILVQVPDAVGSPDYYVRLCLRWLTCEDTGPTVRVTSNGVSQTVSLPYSQELPCLCLEGWPSTPDAVRIQTCPFEDGNQALSWEPICPVSGRVSLCWREGPGAPCHELERSSQPAHGKVRYPLVDTQPQLCLKFSTHRGFWVRCPFAQRRFPAWRMAVQPLPSQGLLRASFFSPSPARFQVRLCHQWEPQLPTCHRVLETTPLPAALVSQGDPLVGPVAAFVDIPQEEACAPGICIQPSPTRLSHVTPQPESLSHQEQAPHASTASWTTRG; encoded by the exons GGAACTTGCTCAACAGCTTCTGCCGGGCTCCCCCCACGTCCATGCCCCAGTCCGTCCTGGAATCCCTGGAGCTCTCTACAGGAATGAAGTGTGCCCCCCGTGAAGGCTGCTCCCTGCACCTACGCATGCACGCGTCCCTCATACTGCAGG AGGGCCTGCGGGGCCTGGAGGTCTGCACCATGAGTCTCGACACCCAGGCAGTTCAGTGTCAAGGCGTGCAGGTGCTCCGGGCCTCCCGCCGACTTCATGTTGGTCAGCAG CTCCAGGTACTCTTCGACTGCTTGGAGGTGAGTGTGGCCCAGCACCTCTACGTCACCCTGAGGACCATCCCCCACTTCTGTGGGCTCCAGCTGGACCAGCAGTACCACGTGGAAG ACTGCAGAGACCAAGATGTGGGGAGGAACGTACCTGACTGCTTAG CAGAGAAGCTCACCTACAAGGTGAACCGCAGCCACAAGGCCATTCTAGTGCAGGTACCAGATGCCGTGGGGAGCCCGGACTACTATGTGCGGCTCTGCCTCAGGTGGCTCACCTGTGAGGACACAGGCCCCACGGTTCGG GTGACTTCGAATGGGGTCTCCCAGACGGTCTCTTTGCCCTACAGCCAAGAGCTGCCATGTCTGTGCCTCGAG GGTTGGCCTTCGACGCCGGACGCAGTGCGGATTCAGACCTGCCCCTTTGAAGATGGCAA CCAGGCACTGAGCTGGGAGCCCATCTGCCCTGTGAGTGGACGTGTGAGCCTGTGTTGGCGCGAAGGGCCCGGGGCCCCCTGCCATGAGCTGGAGCGCTCTAGCCAGCCGGCACATGGCAAG GTGCGGTACCCACTGGTGGACACGcagccccagctgtgcctgaag TTCTCCACCCACAGGGGCTTCTGGGTACGGTGTCCCTTTGCACAGCGACGCTTCCCAG CCTGGAGGATGGCAGTCCAGCCGCTACCTTCGCAGGGCCTCCTCCGGGCCTCGTTCTTCTCCCCCAGCCCCGCCCGCTTCCAGGTGCGCCTGTGTCACCAGTGGGAGCCCCAGCTCCCCACCTGCCACCGGGTGCTGGAGACTACGCCCCTCCCTGCAGCCCTAGTGAGCCAG GGTGATCCATTGGTGGGGCCTGTGGCTGCCTTCGTGGACATTCCCCAGGAGGAGGCCTGTGCCCCTGGCATCTGCATCCAG CCGTCACCCACGAGACTGTCACACGTGACACCACAGCCTGAGTCCCTGTCTCATCAGGAACAA GCTCCCCACGCCTCCACGGCCTCTTGGACAACTCGTGGATAG